In the genome of Candidatus Neomarinimicrobiota bacterium, one region contains:
- a CDS encoding response regulator: MAIKILITDDEESFLASTSHILKEEGYECHCAASSAEALATLAAEDFDLVLADIRMPGNSELKFFRQVRENYPNLPLIVITGYPSIDTAIRSIQLKVWDYIVKPFDIDGLKERVKSCLIEKGVIGS, from the coding sequence ATGGCAATAAAAATACTCATTACCGATGACGAGGAGAGTTTCTTGGCATCCACATCTCACATCCTGAAAGAGGAAGGTTACGAATGCCACTGCGCAGCCAGCTCTGCCGAGGCGCTGGCCACCCTTGCTGCCGAAGACTTCGATCTCGTACTGGCGGACATCAGGATGCCGGGTAACTCTGAATTGAAGTTCTTCCGCCAGGTACGGGAGAATTACCCTAACCTTCCGCTCATTGTGATCACGGGCTACCCCTCGATTGACACTGCGATCAGGAGTATCCAGCTCAAAGTATGGGACTACATCGTGAAGCCCTTTGACATCGATGGGCTCAAGGAACGTGTCAAATCCTGTCTGATCGAAAAAGGTGTGATAGGAAGCTGA